A genomic segment from Fundulus heteroclitus isolate FHET01 chromosome 6, MU-UCD_Fhet_4.1, whole genome shotgun sequence encodes:
- the LOC105930301 gene encoding CTD small phosphatase-like protein isoform X1 — protein MDHMSIITQVSNPKEEEIISFNQEKASQSTSSLKKQRSRGIFSTFFCCFRNYNAEPPACNSGSPPPPVEENGSPPKCDQVEVIPVPSPPAKYLLPELKISDDGKKCVVIDLDETLVHSSFKPISNADFIVPVEIDGTVHQVYVLKRPHVDEFLQKMGELFECVLFTASLAKYADPVADLLDQWGVFRARLFRESCVFHRGNYVKDLSRLGRELNNVIIVDNSPASYIFHPENAVPVQSWFDDMNDTELLDLLPFFERLSKEDEVYGVLQNLRSRSVMSLCFAFW, from the exons CGTCCCAGTCGACCAGCAGCCTGAAGAAGCAGAGGAGTCGAGGCATCTTCAGCACATTCTTCTGCTGCTTTCGCAACTACAACGCGGAGCCGCCGGCCTGCAACAGCGGCTCCCCGCCTCCGCCTGTCGAGGAGAACGGATCGCCTCCCAAG TGTGACCAGGTCGAGGTCATCCCTGTCCCTAGT CCGCCAGCTAAATACCTCCTACCAGAGCTGAAAATATCCGACGATGGTAAAAAGTGCGTGGTGATAGACCTGGACGAAACGCTCGTGCACAGCTCGTTTAAG CCCATCAGTAACGCAGATTTCATTGTGCCGGTGGAGATCGATGGTACCGTTCATCAG GTGTACGTGCTGAAAAGGCCCCACGTGGACGAGTTCCTCCAGAAGATGGGAGAGTTGTTCGAATGCGTGCTCTTCACAGCCAGTCTAGCTAAG TACGCCGACCCGGTGGCAGACCTGCTGGACCAGTGGGGTGTTTTTCGAGCTCGGCTCTTCAGAGAATCCTGCGTGTTTCACAGAGGGAACTACGTCAAAGACCTCAGCCGACTGGGGCGAGAGCTCAACAACGTTATCATTGTCGACAATTCGCCCGCCTCTTATATTTTCCATCCAGAAAACGCT GTCCCAGTTCAATCCTGGTTCGACGACATGAATGATACAGAACTCCTGGACCTGCTGCCTTTTTTCGAGCGCCTCAGCAAAGAAGACGAGGTTTACGGAGTGCTGCAGAACCTCCGAAGCAG aTCTGTTATGTCcctttgttttgccttttggtAA
- the plcd1b gene encoding 1-phosphatidylinositol 4,5-bisphosphate phosphodiesterase delta-1b isoform X1 — protein sequence MSCVRRQPKLSKSEELLQHASSQKAIQTNAKLLGMEGDPDLQFLLQGGDLLKVLSPSWKKTRFLKLQDDCKTMWRESKKTFKSSQTFPVDSISAVRLGRQSEGLKKNTEEHVEGRCFTILFKGRRKNLDLMASSEEEAGRWVRSLEKLISNLNNLSHQQKTEHWIFSCLRKADKNKDNKLTQSELQSFLRLINVELDDDYAEMLFKKCDKSNTGYLAGSEITHFYDLLTHREEIDVIYGEYATTTGFMSTKNLVDFLMKEQTEKATLADAKRIIEKYEPDEHAKAKHLLSKDGFLMYLHNPEASVANPDHTEVYQDMQQPLNHYFISSSHNTYLMEDQLKGPSSTEAYIRALQKGCRCVELDCWDGSDNEPVIYHGYTLTSKILFKDVIKAIKEYAFKTSDYPVILSLENHCSVEQQSVMAKHMSSILGSALVTTPLGEGMPTNFPSPEELKGKFLIKGKRLNKLEASFADADAEAENTDVTEEEESGDEAEEEQEEKKSKKKLKLAKELSDMVIYCKSVHFHGFEDARKNLGFYEMSSFKEGKAMNLAEESANAYIRHNVEKLSRIYPAGSRTDSSNYNPVPLWNAGCQIVALNFQTHCTEMDINQGRFLVNGKSGYILKPAYMRDGATEFDPVTLTRGEWLQHKTLHIMIISAQQLPKVNKKKSSVVDPFVKVQIYGVSADVAEKETNHIGNNGFNPSWNENFQFDVYVPDLALVRFLIMDHDSTSDDEFVGQFTLPFNSLKMGYRHVPLLNKNGDLLPSAGLFIHVMILDAE from the exons ATGTCATGCGTGCGGAGGCAGCCGAAACTTAGCAAATCTGAGGAGTTACTCCAGCATGCTTCCAGCCAGAAGGCGATACAGACCAATGCAAAACTCCTAG gTATGGAGGGTGATCCGGACCTCCAGTTCCTCTTGCAAGGTGGAGACCTCCTCAAGGTCCTGTCCCCATCCTGGAAGAAGACCCGTTTCCTAAAACTCCAGGATGACTGTAAGACCATGTGGCGGGAATCCAAGAAAACCTTCAAGTCCAGCCAGACCT TTCCAGTCGACAGCATCTCTGCGGTTCGACTCGGCCGCCAGTCCGAGGGCTTGAAGAAGAACACAGAAGAGCATGTTGAGGGTCGCTGCTTCACCATCCTGTTTAAGGGTCGCCGCAAGAACCTGGACCTCATGGCTAGCTCGGAGGAGGAGGCCGGGCGATGGGTGAGGAGCCTGGAAAAACTCATCTCCAACCTGAACAACCTCAGCCATCAGCAGAAGACCGAACA CTGGATCTTCAGCTGCCTGAGAAAAGCAGACAAGAACAAAGACAACAAACTGACTcagtcagagctgcagagcttccTGCGGCTGATCAACGTCGAGTTGGATGATGACTACGCAGAGATGCTCTTCAAG AAATGTGACAAGTCAAATACTGGATACCTCGCCGGATCGGAGATTACACATTTTTACGATCTGTTGACCCACCGGGAGGAGATCGACGTCATCTACGGGGAGTATGCCACGACCACGGGCTTCATGAGCACCAAGAACCTGGTGGACTTCCTGATGAAGGAGCAGACAGAGAAAGCAACCCTAGCGGATGCCAAGAGGATCATTGAGAAGTACGAGCCAGATGAACATG CCAAGGCGAAACACCTGTTGTCCAAAGATGGCTTCCTCATGTACCTCCACAATCCAGAGGCCTCGGTTGCCAATCCGGATCACACAGAGGTGTACCAGGACATGCAGCAACCCCTCAACCACTACTTCATCTCCTCCTCGCACAACACCTACCTCATGGAGGATCAGCTCAAAGGGCCCAGCAGCACAGAGGCCTACATCAG AGCTCTGCAGAAGGGCTGCCGCTGTGTGGAGCTGGACTGCTGGGATGGATCAGACAACGAGCCAGTGATCTACCATGGCTACACCCTGACCTCAAAGATCCTCTTCAAAGACGTGATCAAAGCCATCAAGGAGTATGCCTTCAAG ACATCTGATTACCCAGTAATTCTCTCCTTGGAGAACCACTGCAGCGTGGAGCAGCAGTCTGTCATGGCCAAGCACATGAGCTCCATCCTGGGGAGCGCACTCGTCACCACTCCCCTGGGCGAGGGCATGCCCACAAACTTCCCATCGCCTGAG GAGCTGAAAGGGAAGTTCCTGATTAAGGGAAAGAGGTTAAACAAGCTGGAGGCCAGCTTCGCTGACGCTGACGCAGAGGCTGAGAACACTGACGTGACTGAAGAAGAAGAGTCAGGGGATGAGGCTGAGGAGGAAcaagaggagaagaagagcaAG AAAAAGCTGAAGCTAGCCAAGGAGCTGTCCGACATGGTGATCTACTGTAAGAGCGTCCACTTCCATGGCTTCGAAGATGCTAGGAAAAATCTGGGCTTTTACGAGATGTCGTCGTTCAAAGAGGGAAAAGCCATGAATCTGGCAGAGGAGTCAG CAAACGCCTACATCCGCCATAACGTGGAGAAACTGAGCCGCATTTATCCTGCAGGCTCAAGGACCGACTCTTCAAACTACAACCCAGTGCCACTGTGGAACGCAGGCTGCCAAATTG TCGCCTTAAACTTCCAGACACACTGCACAGAGATGGACATAAACCAGGGTAGATTCCTGGTCAACGGCAAGAGCGGCTACATTCTCAAACCCGCCTACATGAGGGACGGCGCCACCGAGTTTGACCCGGTCACCCTGACCCGAGGAGAATGGCTGCAGCACAAGACCCTTCATATCATG ATCATATCGGCCCAGCAGCTCCCCAAAGTCAACAAGAAGAAGTCCTCCGTCGTGGACCCGTTTGTTAAAGTGCAGATCTATGGCGTGTCGGCTGATGTCGCAGAGAAAGAGACCAATCACATTGGGAACAATG gttttaaccCATCTTGGAATGAGAACTTCCAGTTCGACGTGTACGTGCCAGATCTGGCGCTGGTTCGCTTTCTCATAATGGACCACGACTCGACGTCCGACGACGAGTTCGTCGGACAGTTCACGCTTCCGTTCAACAGCTTAAAAATGG GATACAGACATGTGCCTCTGCTCAACAAGAATGGAGACCTCCTCCCCTCAGCTGGACTCTTTATACACGTCATGATCCTGGATGCCGAGTGA
- the LOC105930301 gene encoding CTD small phosphatase-like protein isoform X3, whose product MDHMSIITQVSNPKEEEIISFNQEKASQSTSSLKKQRSRGIFSTFFCCFRNYNAEPPACNSGSPPPPVEENGSPPKPPAKYLLPELKISDDGKKCVVIDLDETLVHSSFKPISNADFIVPVEIDGTVHQVYVLKRPHVDEFLQKMGELFECVLFTASLAKYADPVADLLDQWGVFRARLFRESCVFHRGNYVKDLSRLGRELNNVIIVDNSPASYIFHPENAVPVQSWFDDMNDTELLDLLPFFERLSKEDEVYGVLQNLRSRSVMSLCFAFW is encoded by the exons CGTCCCAGTCGACCAGCAGCCTGAAGAAGCAGAGGAGTCGAGGCATCTTCAGCACATTCTTCTGCTGCTTTCGCAACTACAACGCGGAGCCGCCGGCCTGCAACAGCGGCTCCCCGCCTCCGCCTGTCGAGGAGAACGGATCGCCTCCCAAG CCGCCAGCTAAATACCTCCTACCAGAGCTGAAAATATCCGACGATGGTAAAAAGTGCGTGGTGATAGACCTGGACGAAACGCTCGTGCACAGCTCGTTTAAG CCCATCAGTAACGCAGATTTCATTGTGCCGGTGGAGATCGATGGTACCGTTCATCAG GTGTACGTGCTGAAAAGGCCCCACGTGGACGAGTTCCTCCAGAAGATGGGAGAGTTGTTCGAATGCGTGCTCTTCACAGCCAGTCTAGCTAAG TACGCCGACCCGGTGGCAGACCTGCTGGACCAGTGGGGTGTTTTTCGAGCTCGGCTCTTCAGAGAATCCTGCGTGTTTCACAGAGGGAACTACGTCAAAGACCTCAGCCGACTGGGGCGAGAGCTCAACAACGTTATCATTGTCGACAATTCGCCCGCCTCTTATATTTTCCATCCAGAAAACGCT GTCCCAGTTCAATCCTGGTTCGACGACATGAATGATACAGAACTCCTGGACCTGCTGCCTTTTTTCGAGCGCCTCAGCAAAGAAGACGAGGTTTACGGAGTGCTGCAGAACCTCCGAAGCAG aTCTGTTATGTCcctttgttttgccttttggtAA
- the LOC105930301 gene encoding CTD small phosphatase-like protein isoform X2 has protein sequence MDHMSIITQVSNPKEEEIISFNQEKASQSTSSLKKQRSRGIFSTFFCCFRNYNAEPPACNSGSPPPPVEENGSPPKCDQVEVIPVPSPPAKYLLPELKISDDGKKCVVIDLDETLVHSSFKPISNADFIVPVEIDGTVHQVYVLKRPHVDEFLQKMGELFECVLFTASLAKYADPVADLLDQWGVFRARLFRESCVFHRGNYVKDLSRLGRELNNVIIVDNSPASYIFHPENAVPVQSWFDDMNDTELLDLLPFFERLSKEDEVYGVLQNLRSR, from the exons CGTCCCAGTCGACCAGCAGCCTGAAGAAGCAGAGGAGTCGAGGCATCTTCAGCACATTCTTCTGCTGCTTTCGCAACTACAACGCGGAGCCGCCGGCCTGCAACAGCGGCTCCCCGCCTCCGCCTGTCGAGGAGAACGGATCGCCTCCCAAG TGTGACCAGGTCGAGGTCATCCCTGTCCCTAGT CCGCCAGCTAAATACCTCCTACCAGAGCTGAAAATATCCGACGATGGTAAAAAGTGCGTGGTGATAGACCTGGACGAAACGCTCGTGCACAGCTCGTTTAAG CCCATCAGTAACGCAGATTTCATTGTGCCGGTGGAGATCGATGGTACCGTTCATCAG GTGTACGTGCTGAAAAGGCCCCACGTGGACGAGTTCCTCCAGAAGATGGGAGAGTTGTTCGAATGCGTGCTCTTCACAGCCAGTCTAGCTAAG TACGCCGACCCGGTGGCAGACCTGCTGGACCAGTGGGGTGTTTTTCGAGCTCGGCTCTTCAGAGAATCCTGCGTGTTTCACAGAGGGAACTACGTCAAAGACCTCAGCCGACTGGGGCGAGAGCTCAACAACGTTATCATTGTCGACAATTCGCCCGCCTCTTATATTTTCCATCCAGAAAACGCT GTCCCAGTTCAATCCTGGTTCGACGACATGAATGATACAGAACTCCTGGACCTGCTGCCTTTTTTCGAGCGCCTCAGCAAAGAAGACGAGGTTTACGGAGTGCTGCAGAACCTCCGAAGCAGGTAG
- the plcd1b gene encoding 1-phosphatidylinositol 4,5-bisphosphate phosphodiesterase delta-1b isoform X2 yields MRRKTKAGMETNGIERKPTGMEGDPDLQFLLQGGDLLKVLSPSWKKTRFLKLQDDCKTMWRESKKTFKSSQTFPVDSISAVRLGRQSEGLKKNTEEHVEGRCFTILFKGRRKNLDLMASSEEEAGRWVRSLEKLISNLNNLSHQQKTEHWIFSCLRKADKNKDNKLTQSELQSFLRLINVELDDDYAEMLFKKCDKSNTGYLAGSEITHFYDLLTHREEIDVIYGEYATTTGFMSTKNLVDFLMKEQTEKATLADAKRIIEKYEPDEHAKAKHLLSKDGFLMYLHNPEASVANPDHTEVYQDMQQPLNHYFISSSHNTYLMEDQLKGPSSTEAYIRALQKGCRCVELDCWDGSDNEPVIYHGYTLTSKILFKDVIKAIKEYAFKTSDYPVILSLENHCSVEQQSVMAKHMSSILGSALVTTPLGEGMPTNFPSPEELKGKFLIKGKRLNKLEASFADADAEAENTDVTEEEESGDEAEEEQEEKKSKKKLKLAKELSDMVIYCKSVHFHGFEDARKNLGFYEMSSFKEGKAMNLAEESANAYIRHNVEKLSRIYPAGSRTDSSNYNPVPLWNAGCQIVALNFQTHCTEMDINQGRFLVNGKSGYILKPAYMRDGATEFDPVTLTRGEWLQHKTLHIMIISAQQLPKVNKKKSSVVDPFVKVQIYGVSADVAEKETNHIGNNGFNPSWNENFQFDVYVPDLALVRFLIMDHDSTSDDEFVGQFTLPFNSLKMGYRHVPLLNKNGDLLPSAGLFIHVMILDAE; encoded by the exons atgagaagaaaaacaaaagcagggaTGGAAACGAACGGGATCGAGAGGAAACCAACAG gTATGGAGGGTGATCCGGACCTCCAGTTCCTCTTGCAAGGTGGAGACCTCCTCAAGGTCCTGTCCCCATCCTGGAAGAAGACCCGTTTCCTAAAACTCCAGGATGACTGTAAGACCATGTGGCGGGAATCCAAGAAAACCTTCAAGTCCAGCCAGACCT TTCCAGTCGACAGCATCTCTGCGGTTCGACTCGGCCGCCAGTCCGAGGGCTTGAAGAAGAACACAGAAGAGCATGTTGAGGGTCGCTGCTTCACCATCCTGTTTAAGGGTCGCCGCAAGAACCTGGACCTCATGGCTAGCTCGGAGGAGGAGGCCGGGCGATGGGTGAGGAGCCTGGAAAAACTCATCTCCAACCTGAACAACCTCAGCCATCAGCAGAAGACCGAACA CTGGATCTTCAGCTGCCTGAGAAAAGCAGACAAGAACAAAGACAACAAACTGACTcagtcagagctgcagagcttccTGCGGCTGATCAACGTCGAGTTGGATGATGACTACGCAGAGATGCTCTTCAAG AAATGTGACAAGTCAAATACTGGATACCTCGCCGGATCGGAGATTACACATTTTTACGATCTGTTGACCCACCGGGAGGAGATCGACGTCATCTACGGGGAGTATGCCACGACCACGGGCTTCATGAGCACCAAGAACCTGGTGGACTTCCTGATGAAGGAGCAGACAGAGAAAGCAACCCTAGCGGATGCCAAGAGGATCATTGAGAAGTACGAGCCAGATGAACATG CCAAGGCGAAACACCTGTTGTCCAAAGATGGCTTCCTCATGTACCTCCACAATCCAGAGGCCTCGGTTGCCAATCCGGATCACACAGAGGTGTACCAGGACATGCAGCAACCCCTCAACCACTACTTCATCTCCTCCTCGCACAACACCTACCTCATGGAGGATCAGCTCAAAGGGCCCAGCAGCACAGAGGCCTACATCAG AGCTCTGCAGAAGGGCTGCCGCTGTGTGGAGCTGGACTGCTGGGATGGATCAGACAACGAGCCAGTGATCTACCATGGCTACACCCTGACCTCAAAGATCCTCTTCAAAGACGTGATCAAAGCCATCAAGGAGTATGCCTTCAAG ACATCTGATTACCCAGTAATTCTCTCCTTGGAGAACCACTGCAGCGTGGAGCAGCAGTCTGTCATGGCCAAGCACATGAGCTCCATCCTGGGGAGCGCACTCGTCACCACTCCCCTGGGCGAGGGCATGCCCACAAACTTCCCATCGCCTGAG GAGCTGAAAGGGAAGTTCCTGATTAAGGGAAAGAGGTTAAACAAGCTGGAGGCCAGCTTCGCTGACGCTGACGCAGAGGCTGAGAACACTGACGTGACTGAAGAAGAAGAGTCAGGGGATGAGGCTGAGGAGGAAcaagaggagaagaagagcaAG AAAAAGCTGAAGCTAGCCAAGGAGCTGTCCGACATGGTGATCTACTGTAAGAGCGTCCACTTCCATGGCTTCGAAGATGCTAGGAAAAATCTGGGCTTTTACGAGATGTCGTCGTTCAAAGAGGGAAAAGCCATGAATCTGGCAGAGGAGTCAG CAAACGCCTACATCCGCCATAACGTGGAGAAACTGAGCCGCATTTATCCTGCAGGCTCAAGGACCGACTCTTCAAACTACAACCCAGTGCCACTGTGGAACGCAGGCTGCCAAATTG TCGCCTTAAACTTCCAGACACACTGCACAGAGATGGACATAAACCAGGGTAGATTCCTGGTCAACGGCAAGAGCGGCTACATTCTCAAACCCGCCTACATGAGGGACGGCGCCACCGAGTTTGACCCGGTCACCCTGACCCGAGGAGAATGGCTGCAGCACAAGACCCTTCATATCATG ATCATATCGGCCCAGCAGCTCCCCAAAGTCAACAAGAAGAAGTCCTCCGTCGTGGACCCGTTTGTTAAAGTGCAGATCTATGGCGTGTCGGCTGATGTCGCAGAGAAAGAGACCAATCACATTGGGAACAATG gttttaaccCATCTTGGAATGAGAACTTCCAGTTCGACGTGTACGTGCCAGATCTGGCGCTGGTTCGCTTTCTCATAATGGACCACGACTCGACGTCCGACGACGAGTTCGTCGGACAGTTCACGCTTCCGTTCAACAGCTTAAAAATGG GATACAGACATGTGCCTCTGCTCAACAAGAATGGAGACCTCCTCCCCTCAGCTGGACTCTTTATACACGTCATGATCCTGGATGCCGAGTGA
- the LOC105930301 gene encoding CTD small phosphatase-like protein isoform X4: MDHMSIITQVSNPKEEEIISFNQEKASQSTSSLKKQRSRGIFSTFFCCFRNYNAEPPACNSGSPPPPVEENGSPPKPPAKYLLPELKISDDGKKCVVIDLDETLVHSSFKPISNADFIVPVEIDGTVHQVYVLKRPHVDEFLQKMGELFECVLFTASLAKYADPVADLLDQWGVFRARLFRESCVFHRGNYVKDLSRLGRELNNVIIVDNSPASYIFHPENAVPVQSWFDDMNDTELLDLLPFFERLSKEDEVYGVLQNLRSR, encoded by the exons CGTCCCAGTCGACCAGCAGCCTGAAGAAGCAGAGGAGTCGAGGCATCTTCAGCACATTCTTCTGCTGCTTTCGCAACTACAACGCGGAGCCGCCGGCCTGCAACAGCGGCTCCCCGCCTCCGCCTGTCGAGGAGAACGGATCGCCTCCCAAG CCGCCAGCTAAATACCTCCTACCAGAGCTGAAAATATCCGACGATGGTAAAAAGTGCGTGGTGATAGACCTGGACGAAACGCTCGTGCACAGCTCGTTTAAG CCCATCAGTAACGCAGATTTCATTGTGCCGGTGGAGATCGATGGTACCGTTCATCAG GTGTACGTGCTGAAAAGGCCCCACGTGGACGAGTTCCTCCAGAAGATGGGAGAGTTGTTCGAATGCGTGCTCTTCACAGCCAGTCTAGCTAAG TACGCCGACCCGGTGGCAGACCTGCTGGACCAGTGGGGTGTTTTTCGAGCTCGGCTCTTCAGAGAATCCTGCGTGTTTCACAGAGGGAACTACGTCAAAGACCTCAGCCGACTGGGGCGAGAGCTCAACAACGTTATCATTGTCGACAATTCGCCCGCCTCTTATATTTTCCATCCAGAAAACGCT GTCCCAGTTCAATCCTGGTTCGACGACATGAATGATACAGAACTCCTGGACCTGCTGCCTTTTTTCGAGCGCCTCAGCAAAGAAGACGAGGTTTACGGAGTGCTGCAGAACCTCCGAAGCAGGTAG